From Acanthopagrus latus isolate v.2019 chromosome 22, fAcaLat1.1, whole genome shotgun sequence, the proteins below share one genomic window:
- the LOC119012642 gene encoding protein CEBPZOS-like isoform X2 → MPPKPLAPLAKKLMKGVIALELAGVFGVYGLFHMMNNSRDFRNTMNRRFPSVLEVYYQSNEWAGVYGIREGDHQAWSAKQD, encoded by the exons ATGCCTCCAAAACCTCTGGCGCCTCTGGCCAAGAAGCTGATGAAGGGAGTGATCGCTCTGGAGCTGGCGGGCGTCTTCGGGGTGTACGGTCTTTTTCACATGATGAACAACAGTCGAG acttCAGGAACACCATGAACAGAAGGTTCCCATCAGTGTTAGAAG TTTACTACCAGTCCAACGAGTGGGCGGGGGTCTACGGCATCCGAGAGGGGGACCACCAAGCCTGGTCGGCCAAACAGGACTGA
- the cebpz gene encoding CCAAT/enhancer-binding protein zeta, with amino-acid sequence MAAKNKHRKKSKATKKVTFQPEESDMEAENSGREEDEDGAAAGGEDTAEKDEEFNLEEVLRLGGTQADYVMLAALDDSSEIVDGGKKGAIDDLEEGELEKFITKLGIRSFSGVQIIADEPEDAAEKESKKAKAKTSSTEEQASNSQQKIKQEVEDKQKAKKTKDAQANAVKKAKQNVNVFEFQQRQVLLIKPGGKWYDLEYSAEGSTSPQDPSLVSQYKTLAQRLFEADVALYKSKKNLQKGANSNWMKTVVSSGVLADRMAAMTVLIQDAPVHTLEHMENLVSMVKKKGSRRMGLMALDTLRELLLSDLLPENRKLRPFTQHPFDELEERASGNRDARDRRLILWYFEHQLKHHVAEFVEALDTMAHDTVAATKAKALATAHEMLCSRPEQERALLIQVVNKLGDPEYKTAAKASYLLETLLHKHPNMKVVVCCEVERLMFRPNVSPKAQYYSVCFLSQVKLSHDEAELASKLLTIYFTFFRACVKRKDIESKMLSVLLSGVNRAYPYASTGDEKVKEELDTLFKVVHLVKFNTAVQALMLLFQVMDSQQTISDRYYVALYRKLLDPRLSSSCRQSMFLNLLYKSLKADIVLRRVKAFVKRLLHVSAEQSASFACGALFLLSEVMKAKPGLKMLLQEGGDGEEEDFKDLAEENEDDDDEEERFVDADKLEEAAESQSAVTEEAKPTASWVHHKNLEGGKSMQSYDPLHRNPLFCGADHTTLWELQMLAVHFHPSVSLFAKTILQGGSIQYSGDPLQDFTLIRFLDRFVFRNPKQLTGKQNTVAAAMKKLPVNVLPVNSEEFLSKEESQVPVDEIFFHRFFKKRQQEKQLKWPRPDGDNESVEDVDDDEFEKLLDSCEGDSYFTEMADDNLDFAGSVKDKKRKKAAEDSESDMDDSDMGDLDDEEVSLGSMDEEDFGDELEDDGGMFMDPDGGDDDEDDDEVPELEEDNDEDGSDDGMDAPDITPHTKKGKKRKSSEELDFSGFTGSKQGKKRGKKDVAMFASAEEFGSLLDENAGSKFDNLGLNAMANKDKAGLKQLKWEAQRDDWMQDRDVKTLRKKKTMFKKKMFGRARAGGGGKTFRSKKRKK; translated from the exons ATGGCAGCGAAAAACAAGCACCGTAAAAAATCCAAAGCGACCAAAAAAGTGACGTTTCAGCCCGAAGAAAGCGACATGGAGGCTGAAAACAGCGGcagggaggaagacgaggatggggcagctgctggaggtgaagaCACAGCGGAGAAAGATGAAGAGTTCAACCTGGAGGAAGTTTTACGGCTGGGAGGAACACAG GCTGACTATGTCATGCTAGCCGCTCTGGACGACTCCAGTGAGATCGTGGacggagggaaaaaaggagcgATAGACGACCTGGAGGAGGGCGAGCTGGAGAAATTCATCACCAAACTTGGCATCCGGTCGTTCAGTGGAGTGCAGATCATCGCAGACGAGCCTGAGGACGCTGCcgaaaaggaaagtaaaaaagCCAAAGCCAAGACATCTTCAACAGAGGAACAAGCTTCCAACTCTCAGcagaaaatcaaacaggaagtggaggacaaacagaaggcaaagaagacaaaagatgCTCAGGCCAACGCTGTGAAAAAGgcaaaacagaatgtgaatgtgtttgagtTCCAGCAGCGACAGGTGCTGCTGATCAAACCTGGAGGGAAGTGGTACGACCTGGAATACTCTGCCGAGGGCTCGACGTCCCCGCAGGATCCCTCGCTGGTGTCCCAGTACAAGACGCTCGCCCAGCGACTGTTCGAGGCCGATGTGGCGCTCTACAAGAGCAAGAAGAACCTGCAGAAAGGGGCCAACTCCAACTGGATGAAGACCGTCGTTTCCTCCGGCGTGCTGGCTGACAGGATGGCGGCTATGACGGTTCTGATCCAGGACGCTCCTGTTCACACGCTGGAGCACATGGAGAACCTGGTGTCCATGGTGAAGAAGAAGGGCAGCCGGCGGATGGGTCTGATGGCTCTGGACACCCTgcgagagctgctgctgtctgacctgCTGCCGGAGAACAGAAAGCTCCGCCCCTTCACCCAGCACCCGTTCGacgagctggaggagagggccAGCGGCAACCGAGATGCCCGCGACCGCCGCCTCATCCTCTGGTACTTTGAGCACCAGCTGAAGCACCACGTGGCCGAGTTCGTGGAGGCTCTGGACACGATGGCCCATGACACGGTGGCGGCCACCAAGGCGAAGGCGCTGGCCACCGCCCACGAGATGCTGTGCAGCCGGCCGGAGCAGGAGAGGGCGCTGCTCATCCAGGTGGTCAACAAGCTGGGAGACCCCGAGTACAAGACGGCGGCCAAGGCGTCGTACCTGCTGGAGACGCTGCTGCACAAACACCCCAACATGAAGGTGGTGGTGTGCTGCGAGGTGGAGCGGCTCATGTTCCGCCCCAACGTCAGCCCGAAGGCGCAGTATTACTCCGTCTGCTTCCTCAGCCAGGTGAAGCTGAGCCACGACGAGGCCGAGCTCGCCTCCAAACTCCTCACCATCTACTTCACATTCTTTCGCGCCTGTGTCAAGAGGAAGGACATTGAATCGAAGATGCTGAGCGTGCTGCTGTCGGGCGTGAACAGGGCGTATCCCTACGCCAGCACCGGAGATGAGAAGGTGAAAGAGGAGCTGGACACGCTGTTCAAAGTAGTTCACCTGGTGAAGTTCAACACAGCTGTGCAGGCGCTCATGCTGCTGTTCCAGGTGATGGACTCACAGCAGACCATCTCCGACCGATACTACGTGGCTCTGTACAG GAAGCTGCTGGACCCCAGGCTGTCGTCGTCCTGCAGACAGAGCATGTTCCTCAACCTGCTGTACAAATCTCTGAAGGCCGACATCGTGCTGCGGCGGGTCAAAGCCTTCGTGAAGCGGCTGCTGCACGTCAGCGCCGAGCAGAGCGCCAGCTTCGCCTGCGGAGCGCTTTTCCTCCTGTCTGAGGTGATGAAGGCCAAACCCGGCCTCaagatgctgctgcaggagggcgGG GACGGGGAAGAGGAAGACTTCAAAGACCTCGCTGAGGAgaatgaggatgatgatgatgaagaggagcgCTTTGTGGACGCAGACAAACTGGAGGAAGCAGCGGAGTCACAGAGTGCAGTGACAGAGGAGGCAAAGCCCACTGCATCATGGGTACATCACAAGAACCTGGAAG GGGGGAAGAGCATGCAGAGCTACGACCCGCTGCACAGAAACCCGTTATTCTGCGGTGCCGACCACACGACTTTATGGGAGCTACAGATG ctcgCTGTGCACTTCCATCCGTCAGTGTCGCTGTTTGCAAAAACCATCCTGcag GGAGGGTCCATCCAGTACTCAGGTGACCCTCTGCAGGACTTCACCCTCATCAGATTTTTGGACCGATTCGTCTTCAGAAACCCCAAACAGCTGACGGGAAAAC AAAACACAGTTGCTGCAGCAATGAAGAAGTTACCTGTCAACGTTTTACCAG TGAACAGTGAGGAGTTTCTGTCTAAAGAAGAAAGTCAGGTCCCCGTGGATGAAATCTTCTTCCATCG TTTCTTCAAGAAACggcagcaggagaagcagctCAAGTGGCCACGACCAGACGGCGACAACGAGAGCGTCGAGGACGTGGATGATGACGAGTTTGAGAAATTACTGG ATTCCTGTGAAGGAGACTCGTACTTCACTGAGATGGCAGATGATAATCTGGACTTTGCAGG TTCTgtaaaggacaaaaaaagaaagaaagctgcagAGGACTCGGAGTCGGACATGGATGACTCAGACATGGGTGACCTGGATGACGAGGAGGTGTCTCTGGGCAGTATGGATGAGGAAGACTTTGGAGACGAGCTggaggatgatggagggatgTTCATGGATCCAGATGGAggcgatgatgatgaggatgatgatgaag TTCCAGAGCTAGAGGAGGACAACGACGAAGATG GCTCAGATGATGGGATGGACGCTCCAGACATAACTCCTCATACcaagaaaggaaagaaacgGAAATCCTCAGAGGAGCTCGACTTCTCTGGATTTACAG GATCCAAAcaggggaagaagagaggaaagaaagatgTGGCCATGTTTGCTTCAGCTGAAGAG tttggcTCCCTGCTGGATGAAAACGCCGGCTCCAAGTTTGATAACCTGGGACTGAACGCCATGGCCAACAAGGACAAAGCAG GtctgaagcagctgaagtgGGAGGCCCAGCGTGACGACTGGATGCAAGACCGCGATGTCAAGACGCTACGCAAGAAGAAGACAATGTTCAAGAAGAAGATGTTCGGCCGAGCGagggcgggaggaggagggaagaccTTCAGGAgtaagaagaggaagaagtag
- the ndufaf7 gene encoding protein arginine methyltransferase NDUFAF7, mitochondrial: MRAYFGARTQQLISRVFIHPVGPSAAVRWRGAQSRLLCSPSTDEKPQPSMLRHLTSKIKSTGPITVAEYMREVLTNPVTGYYVRNNMLGPEGDFITSPEISQIFGELVGVWILSEWMGAGQPKQLQLVELGPGKGSLASDVLRVLGQLRSVLGGASVSLHLVEVSPALSRLQAQNLTGDSSREADAEDEPVYRSGETAAGLPVSWYRRLDDVPAGFSIFVAHEFFDALPIHKFQRTEKGWREVMVDIDPDKEGQLRFVVAPSPTLSSSTLVQADESRSHVEVCAEGGVIVQQLARRIVEDGGAALIADYGHDGTKTDTFRGFKGHQLHDVLSSPGSADLTADVDFSYLRRMAGGDVACLGPVTQGTFLKNMGIDSRMQVLLRNCSDPSTRKQLISSYDMLTNPSKMGERFHFFSLLHRSRLAKPKKLEGLTLEKRSPAPLPVAGFTKLKFS; this comes from the exons ATGAGGGCTTATTTTGGTGCTAGAACACAGCAGCTTATCAGTAGAGTCTTCATTCATCCTGTCGGTCCATCGGCAGCAG TGCGATGGCGAGGAGCTCAGAGCAGACTCCTCTGCAGCCCATCGACAGATGAGAAGCCTCAGCCCTCCATGCTGAGGCACCTGACCTCCAAAATAAAGTCCACAGGTCCCATTACAGTGGCCGAGTACATGAGAGAGGTGCTCACCAACCCTGTGACG ggTTATTATGTGAGGAACAACATGCTGGGACCTGAAGGGGATTTCATCACGTCACCAGAAATCAGTCAGATTTTCGGAGAG CTGGTCGGTGTGTGGATCCTCAGTGAGTGGATGGGAGCAGGTCAGcccaaacagctgcagctggtcGAGCTCGGCCCGGGAAAAGGATCTCTGGCCAGCGACGTCCTCAGA GTGTTGGGTCAGTTGCGGTCGGTGCTCGGCGGGGCCTCGGTGTCTCTCCACCTGGTCGAGGTGAGTCCGGCGCTGAGTCGCCTTCAGGCCCAGAATCTGACGGGGGACAGCAGCCGGGAGGCCGACGCCGAGGACGAACCGGTTTACCGCAGCGGGGAAACTGCCGCGGGGCTGCCGGTGTCCTGGTACCGCCGCTTAGACGACGTCCCCGCAG GGTTCAGCATCTTTGTCGCTCATGAATTCTTTGACGCTCTGCCGATCCACAAGTTTCAG cggACAGAGAAAGGCTGGCGGGAGGTGATGGTGGACATCGACCCAGACAAAGAGGGCCAGCTGAGATTTGTCGTGGCGCCGTCTCCCACCCTGTCCTCGTCCACGCTCGTACAG GCAGATGAGAGCCGGAGTCACGTGGAGGTGTGTGCAGAGGGCGGCGTCATCGTTCAGCAGCTGGCCCGGCGGATCGTCGAGGACGGCGGCGCGGCGCTGATCGCCGACTACGGACACGACGGAACCAAGACGGACACATTCAGA GGCTTTAAGGGTCACCAGCTCCATGACGTCTTGTCCTCCCCCGGCTCGGCCGACCTCACCGCCGACGTGGACTTCAGCTACCTGCGGAGGATGGCCGGAGGTGACGTGGCCTGTCTGGGCCCCGTCACCCAGGGGACGTTCCTGAAAAACATGGGCATCGACTCCAGGATGCAG GTTCTGCTCAGGAACTGCAGCGACCCGTCCAccaggaagcagctgatcaGCAGCTACGACATGCTGACCAACCCCAGCAAGATGGGCGAGCGCTTCCACTTCTTCAGCCTGCTGCACCGCAGCCGGCTGGCCAAACCCAAGAAGCTAGAGGGGCTGACGCTGGAGAAGAGGAGCCCGGCGCCGCTGCCTGTGGCCGGATTTACCAAGCTCAAGTTCTCCTGA